TCGGCCGATTCAAGATGCTGAAAATGGACCACAGTCTTCTGCGACGGTGGAGTCTCCGGCGAATCCAATTCAATCACTTGATGCTTCCTCAAATCATAGCAAGGAAGAAATAAGCGACGGAAAGGGTTTTGAGGTAACAGAGAGAGCAAGGATAGACAAGAATACGGCTGCAtttaagaaaaatgatgaaagTGCTACTGTGGAATCAACATCAACAGAAGTAGTCAAGTATCCGGATTTCGATATTGGGGTATTGGAGGAGGAAGTAACAACCAAAGGCAAAAATATGGAACCAGATTACTATGTGCCGCAGAAGAATTTTGTGCAGGAAGAGCCTAAACATGGTGGTAGTATTACTGGTCTTCCATATGAAGTGCAGGAAAGAGATCAGAAATATATAAAAAAGTGGCATTTGATGTATAAGCATGCAGTATTAAGTAACACAAGTAAATGTGAAAATAAGCTTCCCTTTGTTGGAAATGAAAAAGAAGGTAGAGAGGAAGATAATGAAGGAAACAACTCTCTTTGTCACAGTTGTAGTGAAACAGATTCAGATATGGATGATGAAAAGAAGAACGTAATTGAGCTTGTGCAAAAAGCATTTGATGAAATTCTTCTTCCTGAAACTGAACAAATCTCTTCTGATGATCATTCAAAATCTAGAAGCTATGGCTCTGAAGAAGTACTCTTAGAAAAGAGTGAAGGTAAAGTAGAAGAAAGGAATGCCTCAACTTTCAAAGAATCTCCTAAAGAAGCACAGAAGATGGAGGAGAGCAAACCAAAAAGCTGGAGCCATCTGAAGAAGCTAATCCTCTTGAAAAGGTTTGTAAAGGCATTAGAGAAGGTAAGAAACATCAATCCAAGAAGACCAAGACAATCTCCTTCAGATCCCGACTTTGAAGCGGAACATGTTGTTCTTAACCGCCAAACAGCAGAAGAGAGGAGAAAGTCGGAGGAGTGGATGCTTGACTATGCACTTCAAAAGGTTATATCTAAACTCGCACCTGCTCAAAGACAAAGAGTGACACTTTTAATAGAAGCTTTTGAAACAGTTCTGCCATTTCAAGATGCTGAAAATAGACTGCAGTCTTCCGCGACAGTGGAGTCTCAGGAAAATCCAATTGAATCACTCGATGCTTCCATAAATCATGGCAAGGAACAAGTAAACAAAGGAAGGGATTCTCTTTACTCTGCTAAGACATTGCTTGGAAAAGTTTCATGTTCTAATGACAGTACTATGGAATTTTCCGATAAAGCTAGTGAAAATCCAATGCATGAACTTTGCAATCCTTTTGAACCAGTGGAACCAGAGGAGGCTCCAACCAATCGAATAGTTGATGAAGTTCCAGAAGATTTGGTTTCAGATTTGAATACAGAAAACACAAGTATCAGTTCTGAGTCGCCTGAGAGATATTGTGAAACCAAGAATGTCATCGGTGATAATAGTGAACAATTTTCTTTGACTAAAAGCTTAGTCCTAAATGGTCTTGTGAGATCACTGAAATCTAATTTGGTTGGCCCAGAAGCACCGTCAAACCTATTAGATGAACCAACAAGAGACAGAAAAGATATGATTGAAAAAGGTCAGCCGGGAACATCCCAAGCTCCTACAAGTGCTGTTGTAGAATCTGAGACTCAGGTAGAGAAACAAGGCAACACAGGGCTATGGTTCATGGTGTATAAGCACATGGTATCAGATATAACTGAAAACAATCCCAAGACATTAACTGATGGGCCAGATGAGAACGAGTCAGAGTATGAAGGTAGCATAACAAGAGGAAATTCTGTCTCTTATGAAAGTACACCTGTAAATAGTCCAGATGTGCACTTCAAAGATCATGTTGTAGCAGATGCCGAAGTTCAAGCCGAAGTTGAACTTCGACAGATTGAAGCCATCAAGATGGTAGAAGAGGCAATTGATTTCATCCTTCCAGACAGACAGCCACTTCCTGACGATAACACAATTGGCGACAGTACTGAAAGAATGCATAGTCAAGGCTTGAaccaaaaagaagaaaagatggaATCTGGGAATGGAATAGCCAAGCAACAAAAAGAAGAACCGGTATCAAAGGAGGGAGACAAACCAAAACAGAAATTGTCTAGGAACTGGAGCaatcttaaaaaatttataatgctTAGGAGATTCATCAAGGCATTGGAAAAAGTAAGGAAATTTAACCCAAGAGGGCCTAGATATCTACCATTAGAACCTGATTCAGAAGCTGAAAAAGTTGAATTGAGGCGTCAAGATATGGCAGAaagaaaaggcacagaagaatgGATGCTTGATTATGCACTTAGACAGGTTGTGTCCAAATTAACTCCAGTTAGGAAGAGAAAAGTGGAGCTGTTAGTCGAAGCTTTCGAGACAGTCGTGCCAACTGTAAAAAATTGAAACCGGCTAAATAAAAGAATAGCTTTGTATGCAAAATGCATTCACGCCAATTTCAAACAAGCTGAAAGGTAAAGATATGCTAAACTTCAATTGAGACAACATAGAAGGAAAATTTTTATATCACTACTGAACAAAAGCATTCTAGTGTATATTGAACTAATAGTTCTATATCAATGATACTGGCTTGAGGAGTCTGATTTGGTGTTTGAATCTTGATGTGCAGGTCAACAAGGAAATGTATTTGATCACAAATTCACAATCCTTTGAGATGATTATGCAGTTTATTGTTTGTGGCAACATTGTGTGAGACTACATGATATTGAATGTTTTGTGTACAATCTTATAGATAAAAGCAATTAGTGCTTGATGTCTTTGCTTGTTGTGATGAACACATTTGAATTATACAACAAAGATTGATCAGTTGATCCTATTAATTGTCACGGGTTAGCTGTTAGTCGTTACTAGTGACATTTCttagaaacaaaacaacaaagtgAGTCCGAGTTCATTTACACTTCTAAGAAGAAAaacttttgtttttttgttacttAAAAGATTTTATGATATTTAATATTGAATCAAAATCTacatcaaatatattttatttataaaaaattcatgTAATTAAAATTAGGGAAATGCTAACTAGTGCCCTCATGGCAATGGTTAaaacttataaaataataaatttactagtacttagacccgtgcgaggcacgggttaaatattttctaagtaaaaaaatatattttaaaacacgtTTAATTTAGAAGTATTACTTATAATATCTcgcacgggttaaatattttctaagtaaaaaaatatattttaaaacacgtTTAATTTAGAAGTATTACTTATAATATCATTATAattgtatagataaaatgtcaTTGTTATTAATAGTATATATGACATTTACAAAAACTATCAACTTTTTAACGTTCCATTATTTTATTTctactatttttaattatatcataGCAACTTAACAAAGACATTGAAAAATAGATCTTTTCTAccaactattttttaaaaattatttcattttttaactgTAATATAAACATCTTATATACGAAAGATctctataaattataattttgatacAAAATAATAAACATCTTTTATATGAAAGATctctataaattataattttgatacAAAATAATAAACATCTTTTATATGAAAGATctctataaattataattttgatacaaaataattatatataaaaaaagaattttaagTGCAAATAGTGTTAACAAAATATATCCATTATACGTCAAGCAaacattttctattttaattctcTAATTTTTGTCTAATATCCTAATGACGGGTAAATTAATGAAGCGTGTTAACCAGAAAATCATAAACATACTTGATGAATTAAGGTCAATTGATCTATGTTGAATTTTACATATGAAAATAAAAGACAGTATCGAATTAAATATATATGTATGTCGTGTATTTGACTCAACATGtatcaaaaaaacaattaatcttTGTTATAAAAACAGATTGATGAATACAAACATGTCtttaataacaaaataattatGTACAATATTAAGCGAAACTGATagataaagaaaaaaaactaaataacctaaacaaataaaaagaacaGAATTCCACTAATAAAGATATgattactaaattaatttttatttaaaaaaaacaaccaaatcaagataTTAAGCAAAACTGATAGATaaagaaaaaaactaaataacCTAAAAAAAAGGAACAAAGAGGCGTTCCACTAATAAAGATCTGATtactaaattatttataattgaaaaaaaaaaaaacaatcaaatCAAGAGCCAAGTTATTTTATTAAaggaaagaaataataataaccaaATGAAaatttagattcagatatttaaaATGGCATATCAGTTATTTTATTAAAGGAAAGAAACAATAATAGctaaataaaagaaaagagaaaaaatatatcaGTTATTGTAGTGAGAGTTAGGAGTTTTCCTCTTTGTATTGgggtggagcatcccttttgctccctttaatacatattgcttatttaaaaaaaaatggcaTATCATTAAGGCCGATAAAATgaacaattaatattaaatataaaatattgaaaatgacattaacaatattattaaatatagaattagaaaactgagaaaaaaaattaaagcacCTAAAACATGTGAACAGTATTCTTTAAATATATTCAACAAAAATTTTAACCTTACATagcataatacatttttaaaataaaaaataatagaaaatactCTAGTTACTCACTGACCACTCATTTTGTTCCCCTCATCTTGTTCCCCTGCCTCATGGAATCACCATcatattgaattaaaattaagttCAGACATCagattgaattgaataaaattaaGTTCAGACATTATGATAATACTGTAACTCACATCACATGACATTGCAAATATTATGATTCTCATCACTGGAAAATTTGTGGTGGTTGAGTATGCATATGAATATGTAACAGATTTCGGTAAACTTCTCTGTCAAATTCTCAACCAACTTTTTCACATCCATTATACCTTTTAGTATCCTTCTTCATTTCTTTTTATCAATAGTCAATTCAACCACTGCTACATTcagaaaaaaaaataacatttcttCAAATCAAAATTATCAAATCATATAAGAACAAAAAAATATAACCAAGATAAAAAACACTCACCTTAGATTTTCAACACATTCTTGCTGATTTTTTAAATGCGTCCTTGGCAGTGCAGCAACATTTTCAACACAGAAGAAGTAAGCGACTGTGACATTGTACATAAATTAATTTAGAATCACAAAAATGACAATTACATGTAAAGTAAATGATTGATGAAAACAAAAACATAACCTCTATATCACTGGTTTTTTTCTCATCCTTTTTCTCCTCACTGGATTTCTGCTTTCAACGTCTCCACACCttgataatatataaaaatctcAGATCAAGTTTTCTCTATGTGGCAGTAGAAAAAACAGAGTATAAGGAAAAAAATGAAACCTCTGTCATGTATAAAGTGttagaaagagagaaaaatgatAATCAGGAGTGACTCCAAACAGCAAGGAGTAAGGAATCTGAGATTGGACAGAAGCAGAAGGCAGCCTATTAATCAAGTAAACAGCAGTAGAAAAGGCAAAATCCCAATAGATAAGGGGAAGGGATGCCTGACTAAGTAATGTCAGCCCTGTGTCCACTATATGCCTATGTTTTCTCTCAATAACACCATTCTGGTGATGGGTATGAGGACAGGCAACTCTGTGGACAATACCAAGTTCAGATAACAGCTTATTAAAGGGCCTAAATTCACCCCCCCAGTCAGATTGAAAAGCCTTAATAGAGGTATTAAGTTGCAGCTCAGCCATGACCTTAAACTGCTGAAAAATAGACAAGGCTTCTGACTTgttcttgagaaaataaatccaaGTAAACTTGGAGTAAGCATCTACAAAGGACATATAGTACCTAAACCCAAGAGTGGACACATTGGGAGAGGGACCCCAAAGATCACCATAGATCAACTCTAGAGGTTTAGTGTAGACAGTGTGTGAAGGTGAAGAGGGAACTCTGTGAGACTTTCCCATACAACAAGCTGTACAGAAAGAAAAATACTCTTTATTATTGAATGGAATGTTACAATTTTGAAGAACAAGTTTAAGTGTCTGCTGATTAGGATGCCCTAACCTTAAGTGCCACTTATTTGAAGTATTAAAACTAGTTACATTGGGAGACATAGCTCCAGACTTAAGACTAGAAGGAGCTGCAATAGCAGAGTTTAAACTAGGAACAAAGGAAGAAGCACTTGAACTGGAAGAAGCCACAGAGCTGGAGCCAGCCAGATTAAGAGGAGGAAAGACATAGAGACCATCAGAGCCTACTGAACCTTCTAGCAGCACTTCATGTGAGGCCTGGGATTTGACAAGACATGAGTTAGAATTGAATAAGAAATAGACAGAATTATCACGACAAAACTGACTAACACTAATTAGATTCTTAGTAATAGAGGGAATGAGCAACAGTTTATTAAGAGTGAGAGTTGTATGAGCCTTGGATGGAGACTGAAAAACACTAGAGCCAGTGGAAAGTATATCCAGACCTTGACCGTTACCAATTAGAATCTGATCATGTCCCTCATAAGGTGCAGCTTGTTGTAAGTTCCTGGAGTCATTCGTTACCTGGTAGGAGGCACCAGAATCAGGATACCAGGCAGTGGTAGCATTGGCTGCAGGTGCAGTCTGAGCAATATAGGCACTAGGTACAGCCTGAACAACATAGGC
The Vicia villosa cultivar HV-30 ecotype Madison, WI linkage group LG6, Vvil1.0, whole genome shotgun sequence genome window above contains:
- the LOC131610021 gene encoding calmodulin binding protein PICBP-like; protein product: MINQKAEIESQLLIENRGKLESKKKLKKIRSMKKLQRLSSRGRKPQYDHSLSIISSVGSESSLHQTPIEVTDASPNYMKATSSSHAKDSFQIVQRLVRNKTLTRMSTLKLKRSLTRKLSGKTEEKRKLKSSRSIKLATVKGSKSTAGIDSDSIDGIDGENGKSTSDAGNKLQRVLTRRLSLKPVRISAKKTSCKSKNSSVDSSLHKATCSSAIKDSHFHDRIELPQEESGSQGVSASAVRVCPYTYCSLHGHRHGDLPPLKRFVSMRRRQLKTPKSVKKDGRSKQVGNPRKATQKSKTLHNSHFHNEKNVTRESSPFKPHDNPPSTVNEGDASTKGKNMEPDYEVLQKSFEQDVTTTGVAYEVQERDQKYIKKWHLMYKHAVLSNAGKCENKLPFVGNEKEGREEDNEENISSRHNCSETDSDMDDEKKNVIELVQKAFDEILLPEVEDISSDNHLESRGNETDEQLLGKSEGKIEERNTTTFAESPKEVQNMENKSKNWSRLKRVILLKRFVKALEKVRNINSRRPGPLPSDANFEAEKVFLNHQTAEEKIKTEWMLDYALQKVISKLAPAQKQRVALLIEAFETIRPIQDAENGPQSSATVESPANPIQSLDASSNHSKEEISDGKGFEVTERARIDKNTAAFKKNDESATVESTSTEVVKYPDFDIGVLEEEVTTKGKNMEPDYYVPQKNFVQEEPKHGGSITGLPYEVQERDQKYIKKWHLMYKHAVLSNTSKCENKLPFVGNEKEGREEDNEGNNSLCHSCSETDSDMDDEKKNVIELVQKAFDEILLPETEQISSDDHSKSRSYGSEEVLLEKSEGKVEERNASTFKESPKEAQKMEESKPKSWSHLKKLILLKRFVKALEKVRNINPRRPRQSPSDPDFEAEHVVLNRQTAEERRKSEEWMLDYALQKVISKLAPAQRQRVTLLIEAFETVLPFQDAENRLQSSATVESQENPIESLDASINHGKEQVNKGRDSLYSAKTLLGKVSCSNDSTMEFSDKASENPMHELCNPFEPVEPEEAPTNRIVDEVPEDLVSDLNTENTSISSESPERYCETKNVIGDNSEQFSLTKSLVLNGLVRSLKSNLVGPEAPSNLLDEPTRDRKDMIEKGQPGTSQAPTSAVVESETQVEKQGNTGLWFMVYKHMVSDITENNPKTLTDGPDENESEYEGSITRGNSVSYESTPVNSPDVHFKDHVVADAEVQAEVELRQIEAIKMVEEAIDFILPDRQPLPDDNTIGDSTERMHSQGLNQKEEKMESGNGIAKQQKEEPVSKEGDKPKQKLSRNWSNLKKFIMLRRFIKALEKVRKFNPRGPRYLPLEPDSEAEKVELRRQDMAERKGTEEWMLDYALRQVVSKLTPVRKRKVELLVEAFETVVPTVKN